A region from the Flavobacteriales bacterium genome encodes:
- a CDS encoding nucleotidyltransferase, with protein MLFGEQLREFLSAAEKHGVRFLLVGGGAVNFHGYQRLSADVDLWIDHSPENLERLRQALTACGYEVDRWPDAVRSADQNVSIKLSPDLTLELITRFDPGCSFDEAWERGELGELADLPVVRYRVISYPDLVNSKLRAARPKDLLDVQELVRKRGAPGP; from the coding sequence ATGCTGTTCGGTGAGCAATTGCGGGAGTTCCTTTCCGCTGCTGAAAAGCACGGGGTCCGGTTCCTTCTCGTGGGCGGTGGCGCCGTGAACTTCCACGGATACCAGCGCTTGTCCGCCGATGTGGACTTATGGATCGACCACTCACCGGAAAACCTGGAACGGTTGCGCCAAGCCTTGACGGCGTGTGGCTATGAAGTTGATCGCTGGCCCGATGCAGTGCGCTCGGCGGACCAGAACGTCTCGATCAAGCTCTCTCCGGACCTGACACTTGAGCTGATCACACGGTTCGACCCGGGTTGCTCTTTCGATGAGGCCTGGGAACGCGGCGAACTGGGCGAACTCGCTGATCTGCCCGTTGTGCGATACCGGGTCATCAGCTACCCCGATCTCGTGAACAGCAAGCTTCGGGCGGCCCGACCGAAAGACCTGCTCGACGTTCAGGAGCTCGTTCGAAAACGCGGGGCTCCTGGTCCGTAG
- a CDS encoding ABC transporter ATP-binding protein, whose product MSAQHRLNELQALVHGSDLSLATRRLMDLCDEYPALHDLRRTAMALRADYNISRDLGAAELSGNVGASYAERAQQLMHTIVARASALHDDAALPDRTTVFSAQGLTKRFSSRGHKFQLGPIDLDLRIGEITGLVGENGNGKTTLLRQVAGLLDHNEGSVSYPTLGNDPYLIKQGIAWIPQRSVRWYGTLMQNLRFMAAVHGVTGEENEDRVMYTLHRLGLTRFQHLRWSQLSSGYKLRFELAKMVVWRPRILVLDEPIANLDLQAQQLFLQDLKFLAASRRNPISVILSSQQLHEIEAVADNIIFLKNGRPMFSGAVASFDVDRASNVFEINGEFDRSALVHAMGTERILHLDDTGLLFRLTTPRECTAKHVVKAMGDAGLEVSYFRDISTSTRKLFHQDT is encoded by the coding sequence ATGAGCGCCCAGCACCGCCTGAACGAACTGCAAGCGCTCGTGCATGGCAGCGACCTGAGCCTGGCCACGCGCCGGCTCATGGACCTGTGCGACGAGTACCCTGCGCTGCACGACCTGCGCCGCACGGCCATGGCGCTCCGGGCCGATTACAACATCAGTCGCGACCTCGGTGCGGCCGAACTGAGCGGCAACGTAGGTGCCTCGTACGCGGAGCGCGCCCAGCAGCTCATGCACACGATCGTTGCGCGGGCCTCGGCTTTGCACGATGATGCTGCACTGCCTGATCGCACTACGGTGTTCAGTGCTCAAGGGCTCACCAAACGGTTCAGCTCGCGCGGCCACAAGTTCCAGCTCGGCCCCATCGACCTCGACCTGCGCATTGGCGAGATCACCGGGCTGGTGGGCGAGAACGGCAATGGCAAGACCACGCTCTTGCGCCAAGTGGCCGGGCTGCTGGACCACAACGAAGGCAGCGTCTCCTACCCCACGCTCGGCAACGACCCGTACCTCATCAAACAAGGCATAGCGTGGATCCCGCAGCGTAGCGTGCGTTGGTACGGCACGCTGATGCAGAACCTGCGCTTCATGGCCGCCGTGCACGGGGTGACCGGCGAGGAGAACGAGGACCGCGTGATGTACACGCTGCACCGCCTTGGCCTCACACGCTTCCAGCACCTACGCTGGAGCCAGTTGAGCAGCGGCTACAAACTGCGCTTCGAACTGGCCAAGATGGTGGTATGGCGCCCGCGCATCCTGGTGCTCGATGAGCCCATCGCGAACCTCGACCTGCAAGCGCAGCAGCTCTTCCTGCAGGACCTGAAATTCCTCGCCGCCTCGCGCCGCAACCCCATCAGTGTCATCCTCAGCAGCCAGCAGTTGCACGAGATCGAGGCCGTGGCCGACAACATCATCTTCCTCAAGAACGGCCGGCCGATGTTCAGCGGGGCCGTGGCCAGTTTCGATGTGGACCGCGCGAGCAACGTCTTTGAGATCAACGGCGAATTCGACCGCAGCGCCTTGGTGCACGCCATGGGCACCGAACGCATCCTTCACCTCGACGACACCGGATTGCTATTCCGACTGACCACACCGCGCGAATGCACCGCCAAGCACGTGGTGAAAGCCATGGGCGATGCCGGATTGGAGGTGAGCTACTTCCGCGATATCAGCACCAGCACGCGCAAACTCTTCCATCAGGACACATGA
- a CDS encoding methyltransferase domain-containing protein encodes MQLNKDFWEKRYADHETGWDIGHASPPLREFIDGLHYKHLRILIPGAGNAYEAEHAHRSGFTNVTVIDLAAEPLRALKQRCPDFPDGHLVQGDFFEHVAEYDVILEQTFFCALDPSLRSRYVDQMHRLLVPSGRLAGVLFNDALNTDKPPFGGFVPEYAKLFRPLFPGATFKPCHNSIGPRAGREVWLKAVKV; translated from the coding sequence ATGCAGTTGAACAAGGATTTCTGGGAGAAGCGTTACGCGGATCACGAAACCGGTTGGGACATCGGCCATGCGTCGCCACCGTTGCGCGAGTTCATCGATGGTTTGCATTACAAGCATCTGCGAATCCTGATCCCCGGCGCTGGCAATGCCTACGAAGCCGAGCATGCGCACCGATCGGGCTTCACCAACGTCACGGTCATCGACCTCGCTGCGGAACCGCTGCGGGCGCTCAAGCAGCGTTGCCCGGACTTTCCCGATGGGCACTTGGTCCAAGGCGACTTCTTCGAGCACGTTGCCGAGTACGACGTGATCCTGGAGCAGACCTTCTTCTGTGCATTGGACCCCTCGCTCCGTTCTCGCTACGTGGATCAAATGCATCGTTTGCTTGTTCCGAGCGGTCGTCTGGCCGGCGTGCTGTTCAACGATGCGCTCAACACCGACAAACCACCGTTCGGCGGTTTCGTGCCGGAGTACGCGAAGCTGTTCAGGCCCTTGTTCCCCGGAGCCACCTTCAAGCCTTGCCACAACTCCATCGGGCCGCGGGCAGGAAGAGAGGTGTGGCTGAAGGCGGTGAAGGTCTGA
- a CDS encoding capsular biosynthesis protein produces MGFFSKLFGERQPDLGPADLSVLKCDVHSHFIPGIDDGAPTLEASIELIKAMQGLGYKKVVTTPHVMADGYRNTPEIILGGLEKVRAEVRRQGIDMEVDAAAEYYLDHDLERLVKEKRVLTFGDNCVLFELPFISEPVVLLGLVFEMQTMGYRPVLAHPERYQFWHSDFSSMEKLKDRGVLFQLNTIALAGAYGPGAKRTAEQLIDRGWYELLGSDCHSMAHVEGIQHALTQPYLHKLIASGKLLNAQL; encoded by the coding sequence ATGGGCTTCTTTTCCAAACTGTTCGGTGAACGCCAACCCGACCTGGGCCCGGCGGACCTGAGCGTGCTGAAGTGCGATGTGCACAGCCACTTCATCCCGGGCATCGACGATGGCGCACCCACGCTGGAGGCGAGCATCGAACTGATCAAAGCGATGCAGGGCCTCGGCTACAAGAAAGTGGTGACCACACCGCATGTGATGGCCGATGGCTACAGGAACACACCGGAGATCATACTCGGTGGTTTGGAGAAGGTGCGCGCTGAAGTGCGCCGCCAAGGCATCGACATGGAAGTGGACGCGGCGGCGGAATACTACCTCGATCACGACCTGGAGCGGCTGGTGAAGGAGAAACGCGTGCTGACCTTCGGCGACAACTGCGTGCTCTTCGAACTGCCGTTCATCAGTGAACCCGTCGTGCTCCTTGGGCTGGTGTTCGAGATGCAGACGATGGGCTATCGCCCCGTCCTCGCGCATCCGGAACGCTACCAGTTCTGGCATTCCGACTTCAGCAGCATGGAAAAGCTGAAGGACCGTGGCGTGCTCTTCCAACTGAACACGATCGCGCTGGCGGGTGCATACGGCCCCGGTGCCAAGCGCACTGCCGAGCAGCTCATCGATCGCGGTTGGTATGAACTCTTGGGCAGCGATTGCCACAGCATGGCGCATGTGGAAGGCATCCAGCACGCGCTCACGCAGCCCTACCTGCACAAGCTTATCGCCAGCGGCAAGCTGCTGAACGCGCAGCTCTGA